The Andrena cerasifolii isolate SP2316 chromosome 14, iyAndCera1_principal, whole genome shotgun sequence genome contains a region encoding:
- the Karl gene encoding lipocalin/cytosolic fatty acid-binding protein Karl has translation MQPGTRCSRFYTPIIVLLLVLACLIDHTGGAWKRREDKTKCPKVKAMRNFDISQFLGSWYIEQYYASSEEALAYRCMRAELSISSESTEVTMNFSYSFTDDPINEQLVGNITWKIPSSESPAHWVHAEYPYEGVYNTYVLDSDYKSWALLMHCAEQSNTPRYLSSFIMSREPSLGANVISYLREKLPRYDIDLEYMFPMVQSQCNKTEGSEMDPFIPPVVLSRRNYAARNHPLKKKHQRL, from the exons ATGCAGCCCGGAACGAGATGTTCGAGATTCTATACCCCGATAATAGTGTTGCTGCTGGTGCTCGCCTGCCTGATCGATCACACTGGCGGCGCATGGAAAAGGCGGGAGGACAAGACCAAGTGCCCGAAAGTAAAGGCCATGAGGAATTTTGACATATCCCAG TTCCTTGGATCGTGGTACATAGAGCAGTACTATGCAAGCTCGGAGGAAGCGCTCGCGTACAGATGCATGAGGGCTGAGCTCTCGATTTCATCCGAAAGCACCGAAGTCACCATGAACTTCAGTTACAGTTTCACTGACGATCCCATTAACGAACAACTCGTTGGTAACATCACCTGGAAGATTCCGTCTTCCGAGTCACCCGCTCACTGGGTGCACGCTGAGTATCCAT ACGAAGGCGTGTACAACACGTACGTGTTGGATTCGGATTACAAATCGTGGGCACTGCTGATGCATTGCGCGGAACAGAGCAACACGCCGCGATATTTGTCCAGCTTCATCATGAGCAGAGAGCCAAGCCTTGGGGCTAACGTCATCTCGTATCTTCGCGAGAAGCTGCCCAG GTACGATATCGATCTGGAGTACATGTTCCCCATGGTGCAGAGCCAGTGCAACAAAACGGAAGGCTCAGAAATGGATCCGTTCATCCCGCCGGTTGTGCTGTCCAGGAGAAATTACGCTGCGCGAAATCATCCCTTAAAAAAGAAGCATCAACGTCTCTGA
- the Cnb gene encoding centriole duplication and spindle assembly protein centrobin isoform X1 has product MSDSDDTDLLLLIPPDLFLVPSSSVSDTSSDPGKSGYSNKRTGVISELVGHMQTLESRITAIESKDNSLDATILSNSLDSQIQITPDAKFRQTLPRTRFPINQSCSLQNTPVKPRRSLSVPSTPNGYSLSNHTNICQNDIKLGNHSPGATGTNATNANDHDKNKHDFVTSRSDSSVVVPSASRSVGLPHATATSSKGELYSYPGDYCRNRNNMYVKPSNRLCSMPSTSTLLSTTGQPRSCSKTSVQDMELSEVDELLQEMEATELELSKRINRVSMHQSLKEQNDLLASNDASKSRCNADTHRHSINRKLEFEPQSSSQYNTLSVASQKKYSGPLPDISLPDYDSFRLDETDKMISEFKTWEQNVQKPGEVEGTDALRSTNNIDKSIPKASNVKRKGSAAEPISLTMDNVNGIQTYPMHKNLDSSLLNDLAQFNTAVSTKSTSHLPESYQSSQYNGTAQHSNELHDAPFIKSIAHASTNTEFLPRKSQRLLSLSDFWDNNGNKSREEMHRIKLEEEKFRREHCEHLIQELQKRLLEQQEKVAVALRVDNEKNELIAQFHSAWTKLKQRLHILENEYSSLQGNLKNVTEKHQLEISEFQSQIKRYEGELSKALDLAAGYKEKSDAVIKEKVELLKSHADELENYKSFVLEAENRYDELKLDHNNVLEKNKQTDETVKSLQQELGKERLKGGEVRNEMNVIHKALDTCEAELIVLRQEKENLLLKLKEEITRNGILDQKNAALLSSVDDAKKAEKLAKDETKSVAEQKEKIRSELQEVYQKQVDEVVKVKLQEFQTQLDAAESEFLEELKTRQQVIAECAARKIKDIIDKHQLEINLVEEKHKEEKRLCEIQLAQTYQKASILESQLNSQRATKSQLAEQLHSVMQKQWQQALQIISGGNMENLSPIQKIHAEKLFDLRGPKKSESMPNCYAKVSQEPVKLQTPDRNRFHDHNESTSTVTPIEETPLTSRKESKDDLRKYVKMIAELQQSRDEFLKIRDSIPSPPLSCREVPRKHYTKKEVSLKDEDSSIWQPASETTQDTSEFIPISQRVSTKCDQQRTKPPWK; this is encoded by the exons ATGAGTGATTCTGATGATACGGATCTTTTACTCCTAATTCCACCTGACCTGTTCCTTGTACCATCGTCTTCAGTCTCCGACACCAGTTCTGATCCTGGAAAGTCTGGCTACAGTAACAAGAGAACCGGCGTGATATCGGAGCTTGTAGGGCATATGCAAACATTAGAAAGCAGAATTACTGCTATCGAGTCCAAAGATAATAGCTTAGACGCCACTATCTTAAGCAACTCGTTGGATTCACAAATCCAGATTACCCCGGATGCCAAGTTCAGGCAGACGTTGCCTAGAACTAGGTTCCCCATAAATCAGAGCTGCAGCTTACAAAATACACCCGTAAAGCCTCGACGATCCTTGTCTGTTCCATCGACTCCTAATGGTTACTCATTGTCGAACCACACTAATATTTGTCAGAATGACATAAAGTTGGGGAATCACTCTCCCGGGGCTACTGGCACTAATGCGACTAATGCTAACGATCATGATAAGAATAAGCATGATTTTGTAACGTCCCGTTCTGATTCCTCCGTGGTCGTACCTTCTGCTTCTCGCAGCGTGGGTCTCCCGCATGCTACCGCTACTTCTTCCAAAGGGGAACTTTACTCTTATCCTGGTGATTATTGtagaaacagaaataatatGTACGTTAAACCTTCTAATCGGTTGTGTTCAATGCCATCCACCTCGACTTTACTTAGCACAACTGGGCAGCCACGTTCGTGTTCTAAAACTAGCGTGCAAGATATGGAGCTCTCAGAAGTTGACGAGCTGCTCCAAGAAATGGAGGCTACCGAATTAGAACTATCGAAAAGAATAAACAGAGTCTCGATGCATCAGTCGCTCAAGGAACAGAACGACCTGTTAGCATCTAACGATGCTTCTAAAAGCAGATGTAACGCCGATACCCACAGGCATTCCATTAATCGAAAATTGGAGTTCGAGCCGCAGAGTTCGAGCCAATATAATACCCTATCAGTGGCATCGCAGAAGAAATATTCTGGTCCCCTCCCTGATATATCACTACCAGACTATGATTCATTTCGTTTGGACGAGACTGATAAAATGATCTCAGAATTCAAAACATGGGAGCAGAATGTGCAAAAGCCAGGAGAGGTAGAAGGTACTGATGCCCTAAGGAGCACAAATAACATAGATAAATCAATTCCAAAAGCGAgtaatgtaaaaagaaaaggatctGCTGCTGAACCAATTTCGTTAACTATGGATAATGTGAATGGCATACAAACATATCCCATGCACAAAAATTTAGATTCCTCGTTGCTCAATGACTTAGCACAGTTTAATACCGCAGTATCAACAAAAAGTACGTCCCATTTACCAGAAAGTTATCAGAGTTCTCAATACAACGGTACTGCGCAGCACTCTAATGAGCTGCATGATGCACCATTTATTAAGAGCATCGCTCATGCTTCAACAAATACAGAGTTTCTTCCGAG GAAATCGCAGAGACTTTTATCGTTATCAGACTTCTGGGATAATAATGGCAATAAATCGAGAGAGGAAATGCATAGAATTAAATTAGAAGAAGAGAAGTTTCGACGGGAG CATTGTGAACACCTAATACAAGAATTGCAAAAGCGTTTGTTGGAACAACAAGAAAAGGTTGCCGTGGCGCTCAGAGTGGACAACGAAAAGAACGAATTGATAGCACAGTTCCACAGCGCATGGACCAAATTGAAGCAGCGGCTTCATATTTTAGAGAACGAGTACAGTAGTTTGcaaggaaatttgaaaaatgttacgGAGAAGCATCAGTTAGAAATCTCGGAGTTCCAGTCGCAAATTAAACGCTACGAGGGTGAATTATCGAAGGCTTTGGACCTTGCAGCTGGATACAAAGAGAAAAGCGACGCAGTGATAAAAGAGAAGGTGGAGTTATTAAAAAGTCACGCGGAtgaattagaaaattataaatcctTTGTGCTGGAAGCGGAGAATAGATACGACGAGCTAAAGCTTGACCACAACAACGTGCTGGAGAAAAACAAACAAACTGACGAAACTGTAAAAAGTCTTCAACAAGAATTGGGTAAAGAACGATTAAAAGGTGGAGAAGTTCGGAATGAAATGAACGTTATTCATAAAGCACTAGACACTTGTGAAGCCGAATTAATTGTTTTGAGACAGGAGAAAGAGAATTTACTGTTGAAGTTGAAAGAAGAGATAACTAGGAATGGAATTTTAGACCAAAAAAATGCTGCGCTACTTTCATCAGTCGATGATGCCAAAAAGGCAGAG AAATTAGCCAAAGACGAAACGAAATCTGTGGCAGAGCAGAAAGAGAAGATTCGATCTGAATTACAAGAAGTCTATCAGAAACAAGTTGACGAAGTTGTCAAAGTCAAATTACAGGAATTCCAAACTCAGCTGGATGCTGCTGAGTCAGAATTCCTTGAAGAATTAAAGACAAGGCAACAAGTTATCGCCGAATGTGCAGCTCGAAAAATTAAGGATATTATAGATAA ACAtcaattagaaataaatttagTAGAAGAGAAGCATAAAGAGGAGAAGCGGCTGTGCGAGATACAGTTGGCACAAACATATCAAAAAGCGTCGATATTGGAATCGCAACTGAATTCTCAACGTGCCACTAAATCTCAGCTTGCCGAGCAGCTTCATTCCGTGATGCAGAAACAATGGCAGCAAGCTTTACAAATTATATCGG GCGGGAATATGGAGAATCTGTCACCAATTCAAAAAATTCACGCGGAAAAATTATTCGACTTGAGAGGCCCGAAGAAGTCCGAGTCGATGCCGAATTGTTACGCGAAGGTTTCGCAAGAACCGGTCAAATTACAAACACCGGATAGGAACCGTTTCCACGATCACAACGAAAGTACGAGTACCGTGACACCGATCGAGGAGACCCCGTTGACGAGTAGAAAAGAATCGAAAGATGATCTCCGAAAATACGTGAAAATG ATTGCTGAACTACAACAATCCAGAGacgagtttttaaaaattagagacAGTATTCCAAGCCCACCTCTATCCTGTAGAGAAGTGCCACGGAAGCACTATACGAAGAAGGAAGTGAGTTTGAAGGACGAAGACAGTAGCATATGGCAGCCGGCATCAGAA ACTACCCAAGACACTAGCGAATTCATTCCCATCTCACAAAGAGTTTCCACGAAGTGCGACCAACAGAGGACCAAGCCACCATGGAAATGA
- the Cnb gene encoding centriole duplication and spindle assembly protein centrobin isoform X2, whose product MSDSDDTDLLLLIPPDLFLVPSSSVSDTSSDPGKSGYSNKRTGVISELVGHMQTLESRITAIESKDNSLDATILSNSLDSQIQITPDAKFRQTLPRTRFPINQSCSLQNTPVKPRRSLSVPSTPNGYSLSNHTNICQNDIKLGNHSPGATGTNATNANDHDKNKHDFVTSRSDSSVVVPSASRSVGLPHATATSSKGELYSYPGDYCRNRNNMYVKPSNRLCSMPSTSTLLSTTGQPRSCSKTSVQDMELSEVDELLQEMEATELELSKRINRVSMHQSLKEQNDLLASNDASKSRCNADTHRHSINRKLEFEPQSSSQYNTLSVASQKKYSGPLPDISLPDYDSFRLDETDKMISEFKTWEQNVQKPGEVEGTDALRSTNNIDKSIPKASNVKRKGSAAEPISLTMDNVNGIQTYPMHKNLDSSLLNDLAQFNTAVSTKSTSHLPESYQSSQYNGTAQHSNELHDAPFIKSIAHASTNTEFLPRKSQRLLSLSDFWDNNGNKSREEMHRIKLEEEKFRREHCEHLIQELQKRLLEQQEKVAVALRVDNEKNELIAQFHSAWTKLKQRLHILENEYSSLQGNLKNVTEKHQLEISEFQSQIKRYEGELSKALDLAAGYKEKSDAVIKEKVELLKSHADELENYKSFVLEAENRYDELKLDHNNVLEKNKQTDETVKSLQQELGKERLKGGEVRNEMNVIHKALDTCEAELIVLRQEKENLLLKLKEEITRNGILDQKNAALLSSVDDAKKAEKLAKDETKSVAEQKEKIRSELQEVYQKQVDEVVKVKLQEFQTQLDAAESEFLEELKTRQQVIAECAARKIKDIIDKHQLEINLVEEKHKEEKRLCEIQLAQTYQKASILESQLNSQRATKSQLAEQLHSVMQKQWQQALQIISGGNMENLSPIQKIHAEKLFDLRGPKKSESMPNCYAKVSQEPVKLQTPDRNRFHDHNESTSTVTPIEETPLTSRKESKDDLRKYVKMIAELQQSRDEFLKIRDSIPSPPLSCREVPRKHYTKKEVSLKDEDSSIWQPASELYFSDYPRH is encoded by the exons ATGAGTGATTCTGATGATACGGATCTTTTACTCCTAATTCCACCTGACCTGTTCCTTGTACCATCGTCTTCAGTCTCCGACACCAGTTCTGATCCTGGAAAGTCTGGCTACAGTAACAAGAGAACCGGCGTGATATCGGAGCTTGTAGGGCATATGCAAACATTAGAAAGCAGAATTACTGCTATCGAGTCCAAAGATAATAGCTTAGACGCCACTATCTTAAGCAACTCGTTGGATTCACAAATCCAGATTACCCCGGATGCCAAGTTCAGGCAGACGTTGCCTAGAACTAGGTTCCCCATAAATCAGAGCTGCAGCTTACAAAATACACCCGTAAAGCCTCGACGATCCTTGTCTGTTCCATCGACTCCTAATGGTTACTCATTGTCGAACCACACTAATATTTGTCAGAATGACATAAAGTTGGGGAATCACTCTCCCGGGGCTACTGGCACTAATGCGACTAATGCTAACGATCATGATAAGAATAAGCATGATTTTGTAACGTCCCGTTCTGATTCCTCCGTGGTCGTACCTTCTGCTTCTCGCAGCGTGGGTCTCCCGCATGCTACCGCTACTTCTTCCAAAGGGGAACTTTACTCTTATCCTGGTGATTATTGtagaaacagaaataatatGTACGTTAAACCTTCTAATCGGTTGTGTTCAATGCCATCCACCTCGACTTTACTTAGCACAACTGGGCAGCCACGTTCGTGTTCTAAAACTAGCGTGCAAGATATGGAGCTCTCAGAAGTTGACGAGCTGCTCCAAGAAATGGAGGCTACCGAATTAGAACTATCGAAAAGAATAAACAGAGTCTCGATGCATCAGTCGCTCAAGGAACAGAACGACCTGTTAGCATCTAACGATGCTTCTAAAAGCAGATGTAACGCCGATACCCACAGGCATTCCATTAATCGAAAATTGGAGTTCGAGCCGCAGAGTTCGAGCCAATATAATACCCTATCAGTGGCATCGCAGAAGAAATATTCTGGTCCCCTCCCTGATATATCACTACCAGACTATGATTCATTTCGTTTGGACGAGACTGATAAAATGATCTCAGAATTCAAAACATGGGAGCAGAATGTGCAAAAGCCAGGAGAGGTAGAAGGTACTGATGCCCTAAGGAGCACAAATAACATAGATAAATCAATTCCAAAAGCGAgtaatgtaaaaagaaaaggatctGCTGCTGAACCAATTTCGTTAACTATGGATAATGTGAATGGCATACAAACATATCCCATGCACAAAAATTTAGATTCCTCGTTGCTCAATGACTTAGCACAGTTTAATACCGCAGTATCAACAAAAAGTACGTCCCATTTACCAGAAAGTTATCAGAGTTCTCAATACAACGGTACTGCGCAGCACTCTAATGAGCTGCATGATGCACCATTTATTAAGAGCATCGCTCATGCTTCAACAAATACAGAGTTTCTTCCGAG GAAATCGCAGAGACTTTTATCGTTATCAGACTTCTGGGATAATAATGGCAATAAATCGAGAGAGGAAATGCATAGAATTAAATTAGAAGAAGAGAAGTTTCGACGGGAG CATTGTGAACACCTAATACAAGAATTGCAAAAGCGTTTGTTGGAACAACAAGAAAAGGTTGCCGTGGCGCTCAGAGTGGACAACGAAAAGAACGAATTGATAGCACAGTTCCACAGCGCATGGACCAAATTGAAGCAGCGGCTTCATATTTTAGAGAACGAGTACAGTAGTTTGcaaggaaatttgaaaaatgttacgGAGAAGCATCAGTTAGAAATCTCGGAGTTCCAGTCGCAAATTAAACGCTACGAGGGTGAATTATCGAAGGCTTTGGACCTTGCAGCTGGATACAAAGAGAAAAGCGACGCAGTGATAAAAGAGAAGGTGGAGTTATTAAAAAGTCACGCGGAtgaattagaaaattataaatcctTTGTGCTGGAAGCGGAGAATAGATACGACGAGCTAAAGCTTGACCACAACAACGTGCTGGAGAAAAACAAACAAACTGACGAAACTGTAAAAAGTCTTCAACAAGAATTGGGTAAAGAACGATTAAAAGGTGGAGAAGTTCGGAATGAAATGAACGTTATTCATAAAGCACTAGACACTTGTGAAGCCGAATTAATTGTTTTGAGACAGGAGAAAGAGAATTTACTGTTGAAGTTGAAAGAAGAGATAACTAGGAATGGAATTTTAGACCAAAAAAATGCTGCGCTACTTTCATCAGTCGATGATGCCAAAAAGGCAGAG AAATTAGCCAAAGACGAAACGAAATCTGTGGCAGAGCAGAAAGAGAAGATTCGATCTGAATTACAAGAAGTCTATCAGAAACAAGTTGACGAAGTTGTCAAAGTCAAATTACAGGAATTCCAAACTCAGCTGGATGCTGCTGAGTCAGAATTCCTTGAAGAATTAAAGACAAGGCAACAAGTTATCGCCGAATGTGCAGCTCGAAAAATTAAGGATATTATAGATAA ACAtcaattagaaataaatttagTAGAAGAGAAGCATAAAGAGGAGAAGCGGCTGTGCGAGATACAGTTGGCACAAACATATCAAAAAGCGTCGATATTGGAATCGCAACTGAATTCTCAACGTGCCACTAAATCTCAGCTTGCCGAGCAGCTTCATTCCGTGATGCAGAAACAATGGCAGCAAGCTTTACAAATTATATCGG GCGGGAATATGGAGAATCTGTCACCAATTCAAAAAATTCACGCGGAAAAATTATTCGACTTGAGAGGCCCGAAGAAGTCCGAGTCGATGCCGAATTGTTACGCGAAGGTTTCGCAAGAACCGGTCAAATTACAAACACCGGATAGGAACCGTTTCCACGATCACAACGAAAGTACGAGTACCGTGACACCGATCGAGGAGACCCCGTTGACGAGTAGAAAAGAATCGAAAGATGATCTCCGAAAATACGTGAAAATG ATTGCTGAACTACAACAATCCAGAGacgagtttttaaaaattagagacAGTATTCCAAGCCCACCTCTATCCTGTAGAGAAGTGCCACGGAAGCACTATACGAAGAAGGAAGTGAGTTTGAAGGACGAAGACAGTAGCATATGGCAGCCGGCATCAGAA TTGTATTTTTCAGACTACCCAAGACACTAG